One genomic region from Rosa rugosa chromosome 1, drRosRugo1.1, whole genome shotgun sequence encodes:
- the LOC133732721 gene encoding uncharacterized protein LOC133732721 has translation MDMEILSWNCRGICNDATTRALKDLISQNRPQIVFLCETKISRKEDFDRLHRALGFVHAEAVLSEGQSGGLGLFWNDDIQLRMGTTSAHHMDAVVVGDPGSPSWRLTGFYGHSRTVERDRSWRLLRDLSDLDSLPWVVIEDFNEILNNGEKFDGPIRAERQMRGFREALGYGDLLDLGFHGTKSTWWNSETKLRLDRAVCTPAWIDIFGYAKVIHLPPSDSDHIPILLRASTVPIAKQTRSHRFKFEAFWLQHPDCDPLVKET, from the coding sequence ATGGATATGGAGATCTTgagttggaattgcagagggaTCTGCAACGACGCCACAACTAGGGCACTGAAAGATTTGATCTCTCAGAATCGTCCCCAGATCGTTTTCTTGTGCGAAACAAAAATCAGTAGGAAGGAGGACTTTGACCGACTGCACAGGGCTTTAGGGTTCGTGCATGCTGAGGCAGTGTTGAGCGAAGGTCAATCTGGAGGACTCGGCCTCTTCTGGAATGATGATATACAGCTCAGGATGGGGACGACTTCGGCTCATCACATGGACGCAGTAGTGGTTGGTGATCCGGGGTCTCCATCTTGGAGGCTTACTGGATTTTATGGGCATTCCAGAACGGTAGAGCGCGACCGCTCTTGGAGGCTGCTTCGAGATCTCTCAGACTTGGATTCCCTCCCTTGGGTGGTCATCGAAGATTTTAACGAGATATTAAACAATGGTGAAAAATTTGATGGTCCGATTAGGGCTGAACGGCAAATGAGAGGGTTTCGAGAGGCTTTGGGTTATGGAGACCTTCTGGATTTAGGTTTTCATGGTACGAAATCGACGTGGTGGAATTCTGAGACCAAATTACGTCTTGATCGTGCTGTTTGTACTCCTGCATGGATTGACATTTTTGGATATGCCAAAGTCATTCACCTTCCTCCAAGCGATTCTGATCATATTCCTATACTGCTACGTGCAAGCACCGTTCCTATCGCAAAACAAACAAGATCCCACAGATTCAAATTTGAAGCCTTTTGGCTTCAACATCCGGACTGTGATCCTTTGGTGAAAGAAACTTAG
- the LOC133744371 gene encoding vascular-related unknown protein 1, whose translation MDMSTFGSSSMIRAVPSKETAATYSCTEEEESGWTKYFEDFSNNTRADQEQTSFCSSLVSDASSGAAWRVSHNNSVPKKLKKKPKKIGDHDLEDTASSPVNSPKIGDLRPVDHMNPRKIDDHRININSLGKEHFAEMKQADENSSDCSGKNDQNTDLKKKGLCLVPLNLLMNYLV comes from the exons ATGGATATGTCGACTTTTGGTTCATCGTCTATGATCAGAGCTGTTCCTTCCAAAGAAACAGCAGCAACATACTCCTGCACTGAGGAGGAAGAGAGTGGTTGGACTAAGTACTTTGAAGACTTCTCAAACAATACTAGAGCTGATCAAGAACAGACTAGTTTCTGCTCTTCTTTGGTTTCTGATGCCTCTTCTGGTGCTGCATGGAGAGTTTCGCATAACAACAGTGTgccaaaaaaattgaagaaaaaaccCAAGAAGATTGGGGATCATGATTTGGAGGATACTGCTAGTTCTCCTGTTAATAGTCCCAAG ATTGGTGATTTGAGACCAGTTGATCATATGAATCCCAGAAAGATAGATGATCATCGTATCAATATTAATTCTTTG GGTAAAGAGCATTTTGCAGAAATGAAGCAGGCAGATGAAAACAGTAGTGATTGTTCTGGGAAAAATGATCAAAATACAGACCTAAAGAAAAAAGGGTTGTGTTTGGTTCCTCTAAATCTGTTAATGAATTATCTTGTTTAA